In Verrucomicrobiota bacterium, the following are encoded in one genomic region:
- the rplK gene encoding 50S ribosomal protein L11, which yields MAKEVVKTIKLQIPAGSANPAPPVGPALGQAGVNIMEFCKAFNAATQKQQGDVLPTVISVYKDKSFTFITKQPPAAVLLKKAAKLAAGSGEPNKKKVGSITKEQLLEVVKTKLPDLNTDDPEQGALILAGTARQMGLEIEGL from the coding sequence ATGGCAAAAGAAGTCGTTAAAACCATCAAACTCCAGATTCCAGCTGGTTCAGCCAACCCGGCTCCTCCAGTGGGTCCCGCCCTGGGACAGGCCGGGGTCAACATCATGGAATTCTGCAAAGCCTTCAACGCGGCCACGCAGAAACAGCAGGGCGACGTCTTGCCCACCGTCATCTCCGTTTACAAGGACAAGAGCTTCACCTTCATCACCAAGCAGCCCCCGGCGGCCGTTCTCCTCAAAAAAGCAGCCAAACTGGCCGCTGGATCAGGCGAACCCAACAAAAAGAAGGTCGGCAGCATCACCAAGGAACAACTCCTCGAAGTCGTCAAAACCAAGCTCCCTGATCTCAACACGGACGACCCCGAACAGGGTGCCCTCATCCTAGCCGGCACCGCGCGCCAGATGGGCCTCGAAATCGAGGGTCTCTAA